In Duganella zoogloeoides, a single genomic region encodes these proteins:
- a CDS encoding alpha/beta fold hydrolase — protein MINSSTRRALAFAAFSLPLLATAQNYSYGPRLEGFTYPHQLQQFDFTSQGVKLQMAYMDVAPTARGQGDGKTAVLLHGKNFCGATWEATIKSLTGAGYRVVAPDQIGFCASSKPEHYQYSFQQLAANTEALLKHLGIKQAIMIGHSTGGMLATRYALMYPQATAKLVMVNPIGLEDWKALGVPPRSVDQWHERELNTTADSIRAYESKTYYGGKWKPEYERWVDMLAGLSNGPGKQVVAWNSALIYDMIYTQPVVYEFPLLKVPTVLLIGDADTTAIGADIAPPDIKAKIGNYKLLGKQAAKTIPDSRLVEFPGKGHAPQMEDPAMFHKALLEELNR, from the coding sequence ATGATCAATTCATCCACGCGCCGTGCACTGGCTTTTGCGGCCTTCAGCCTGCCATTGCTGGCCACTGCCCAAAACTACAGCTACGGCCCGCGCCTGGAGGGCTTTACCTATCCCCACCAGCTGCAGCAGTTCGATTTCACCTCGCAGGGCGTCAAGCTGCAAATGGCGTACATGGACGTGGCGCCCACCGCGCGTGGTCAGGGCGACGGCAAGACCGCCGTGCTCCTGCACGGTAAAAACTTTTGCGGCGCCACCTGGGAAGCGACCATCAAGTCCCTGACCGGCGCCGGCTACCGCGTGGTGGCGCCCGACCAGATCGGGTTTTGCGCGTCCAGCAAGCCGGAACACTACCAGTACAGCTTCCAGCAATTGGCGGCCAATACCGAGGCCCTGCTCAAGCACCTGGGCATCAAGCAGGCGATCATGATCGGCCACTCGACCGGCGGCATGCTGGCCACGCGCTATGCGCTGATGTACCCGCAGGCGACGGCAAAACTGGTGATGGTCAACCCGATCGGGCTGGAAGACTGGAAGGCGCTGGGCGTGCCGCCGCGCAGCGTGGACCAATGGCACGAACGCGAATTGAACACCACGGCCGACAGCATCCGCGCGTACGAAAGCAAGACTTATTACGGCGGCAAGTGGAAGCCCGAGTACGAACGCTGGGTGGACATGCTGGCCGGCCTGTCGAACGGCCCCGGCAAGCAGGTGGTGGCGTGGAACTCGGCGCTGATCTACGACATGATTTATACCCAGCCGGTGGTATACGAGTTCCCGCTGCTGAAAGTGCCCACGGTGCTCTTGATCGGCGACGCCGACACCACGGCCATCGGCGCCGACATCGCGCCGCCGGACATCAAGGCAAAGATCGGCAACTACAAGCTGCTGGGCAAGCAGGCTGCCAAAACGATCCCGGACAGCCGGCTGGTCGAGTTCCCGGGCAAGGGGCATGCGCCGCAGATGGAAGATCCGGCGATGTTCCACAAGGCGTTGCTGGAGGAATTGAACCGCTAA
- a CDS encoding M28 family peptidase: protein MRLTMFALVAALACQSAAQAQAGLPVVTEAPLRAHLSFLADDLFEGRGTGQRGGLLAVRYLETQAAAIGLKPLADGTYRQSVKIEGTKLQPGSALNFDIAGKTVTPKVGEEILIGTMSGKQEVAIDAPLVFVGYGAEAPEEKWDDYKGVDVKGKVLVMMVNDPQPTLDEPNRFAGKAYTYYGRWLYKFEEAVRRGAAGVLLIHTTPSASYPWSVPANGFGHERFHLKGKGNPVEGWLQEETARSLFAAAGFDLDQLRAAAERRDFKPVDLKTRVHGQIRSTVRQIEEFNVAGIVPGTDAKLKEQAVIYSAHWDHMGMDEATAGKTDNGQHDHIYNGAIDNASGTAALLVMAAEAVKHPAKRTQVFLWPAAEEQGLLGAAAYVQNPAWPLDKTTADLNLDSMNFVGKTSDIGVAGAERSSLYEASGAVAKKMGLTLAPAIPDLSGAFFRADHFVFAKAGIPAFNVGSAVFSGDGHFTFVKDLEASRAKLVAFKKDYHQVTDEYRPQWDLSGMVQQAQFTLNLGYYVANAPAMQTWKAGEAFGKVKRGK from the coding sequence ATGCGCCTTACCATGTTCGCCCTCGTCGCCGCCCTTGCTTGTCAATCAGCCGCACAAGCCCAGGCCGGGCTGCCGGTCGTCACCGAAGCGCCGCTGCGCGCCCACCTGTCCTTCCTGGCCGACGACCTGTTCGAAGGACGCGGTACCGGCCAGCGCGGCGGCTTGCTGGCGGTGCGCTACCTGGAAACGCAGGCGGCCGCCATCGGCCTGAAACCGCTGGCCGACGGCACCTACCGCCAGTCCGTGAAAATCGAAGGCACCAAGCTGCAACCGGGCAGCGCCCTCAATTTCGACATCGCCGGTAAAACCGTCACGCCCAAGGTCGGCGAAGAAATCCTGATCGGCACCATGAGCGGCAAACAGGAAGTGGCGATCGATGCGCCGCTGGTCTTCGTGGGCTACGGCGCCGAGGCGCCCGAGGAAAAATGGGACGACTACAAGGGTGTCGATGTCAAGGGCAAGGTCCTGGTCATGATGGTCAACGACCCGCAGCCGACGCTTGACGAACCGAACCGCTTTGCCGGCAAGGCCTACACGTATTACGGCCGCTGGCTGTACAAGTTCGAGGAAGCCGTGCGCCGGGGCGCTGCCGGCGTGCTGCTGATCCACACCACGCCATCGGCGTCATACCCGTGGAGCGTGCCGGCCAACGGTTTCGGCCACGAGCGCTTCCACTTGAAGGGCAAGGGCAATCCGGTGGAAGGCTGGCTGCAGGAAGAAACGGCGCGGTCGCTGTTTGCCGCCGCCGGCTTCGACCTCGACCAGCTGCGCGCTGCCGCCGAGCGCCGCGACTTCAAGCCGGTGGACCTGAAGACCCGTGTCCATGGCCAGATCCGCAGCACCGTGCGCCAGATCGAGGAATTCAACGTGGCCGGCATCGTGCCCGGCACCGACGCCAAGCTCAAGGAGCAGGCGGTGATTTATTCGGCGCACTGGGACCACATGGGCATGGACGAAGCCACCGCCGGCAAGACCGACAACGGCCAGCACGACCACATTTACAACGGCGCCATCGACAATGCCTCGGGCACCGCCGCCCTCTTGGTGATGGCCGCCGAAGCGGTCAAGCACCCGGCCAAGCGCACGCAAGTGTTCCTGTGGCCGGCCGCCGAAGAGCAAGGCTTGCTGGGCGCTGCCGCCTACGTGCAAAACCCGGCCTGGCCGCTCGATAAAACCACGGCCGATCTCAACCTCGACAGCATGAACTTCGTCGGCAAGACGTCCGACATCGGCGTCGCCGGCGCCGAGCGCAGCAGCCTGTACGAAGCATCGGGCGCGGTGGCCAAGAAAATGGGCCTGACCCTGGCGCCGGCCATTCCCGACCTGTCGGGCGCGTTCTTCCGGGCCGACCACTTCGTGTTTGCCAAGGCGGGCATCCCGGCCTTCAACGTCGGCTCGGCCGTGTTCTCGGGCGACGGCCACTTCACTTTCGTGAAAGACCTGGAGGCGTCGCGCGCCAAGCTGGTGGCCTTTAAAAAGGACTACCACCAGGTGACCGACGAGTACCGCCCGCAGTGGGACCTGTCGGGCATGGTGCAACAGGCGCAGTTCACGCTCAACCTCGGCTACTACGTCGCCAATGCGCCGGCAATGCAGACGTGGAAGGCGGGCGAGGCGTTCGGCAAGGTAAAACGCGGCAAGTAA
- a CDS encoding polymer-forming cytoskeletal protein, which translates to MLRYLWLVLTTLLLTGLAQAANINFNGNVGGCTRDGDTYTCDPSFLGANDTAVIGNGKTVIVTGAFQLGYFQGLKMSGTARLETTGSNDINLSGAQVANIDVSGGTIQAGNFVRDANNNLGGGGNFLISNGQSVTANVLGNTVSTDGSSATIRGNVTAVTVNMRSSATVTGALYCYSLTTGSSNVIGGGATVRDQANLGSGIKLSGGLSAGTITTGSPAELNGPVVSKGTIALGSGTVVNGNLSGTEITTTSSVTLTGTITATKSFNLASGSTVNGNITAPTVVLASSSSTIKGDISASTSLDIGSSVVVTGKVDAGTLAMRAEGAKVNGNVTLKGDFLMESGTTINGDLVAARVTTKSGNAIINGNAAVNYIYIDGNNAVNKVITCTGPGAVACSCVEKPSWYNYNPTCAAAPAAGAHHFQITHTGSALTCQPQTVKVTACANAACTAPHFTGSSSVTLLPGGKSFTFTGETSSATVEQTTVGVATLAASGTTGTTCVNSANTSASNQCAMSFEDTGLQVTVDNHIAATTANVRIQALAASANKQSCVPLVAGKSEYINLSCGFVNPVSGKARAGAQVNVNGNGLTCGNSPTRLQLAFDSAGIANTTLTYPEVGEVALDAAYAGSAGYTARGSGKFIAAPARFNIEATSAGNNKVAAGAVPDANSAIFAKAGETFTVKISAVNNKGEVTTNFGKETTPENMKLAVPAVDNPADAGNAGDITAGAMNAITDGVSSSKTDSTGAWSFSDVGIIRLDVGLNSGAGYLGAAGDQFKTAGTQKIGRFIPDHFDTSLPIFATLTGSRTREMVAPGQLAGMTMPCKATSNSSPLLAPCDPVFIYSHQPFYVIVKAYNSANGLTINYQGALAKPITLSPAATLGGATLVDTNVGAMGGSIAGTAPSFAFFKGLGRVEDPNFDLPSTISMPMFRFKALPSAATGSNPVRFFVRAVDTDGATSRRATASASAETAITAVSGRLVVPNIDGSPTSPMPVTVQAQFYDANRGFMFNPMYNAPAKSVAGYLRFDRCEKGLASVCATAAQLQPVAPGTAAFQSGKAGFRLTPPSGQNGLGSVDFTMQKPCTPTPACNADAQWIYYLPSTTGKLTFGVYRSGPVIYTREIY; encoded by the coding sequence ATGTTGCGATACCTGTGGCTGGTTCTGACTACCCTGTTGCTGACCGGTCTGGCGCAGGCGGCGAACATCAATTTCAATGGCAATGTCGGCGGCTGCACCCGCGACGGCGACACTTATACCTGCGACCCCTCGTTCCTCGGCGCCAACGATACCGCCGTCATCGGCAATGGCAAAACGGTCATCGTCACCGGCGCCTTCCAGCTCGGCTACTTCCAGGGCCTGAAAATGTCCGGCACTGCGCGCCTGGAAACCACGGGCAGCAATGACATCAACCTCTCGGGCGCCCAGGTCGCCAATATCGACGTGAGCGGCGGCACCATACAGGCCGGCAATTTCGTGCGCGATGCCAACAACAACCTCGGTGGCGGCGGCAATTTCCTAATCAGTAACGGCCAGAGCGTGACCGCCAACGTGCTTGGCAATACAGTCAGTACCGACGGCTCGTCGGCCACCATCCGCGGCAATGTCACGGCGGTCACGGTGAATATGCGCTCGAGCGCCACTGTCACCGGCGCCCTGTACTGCTATAGCCTCACGACCGGGTCGAGCAATGTGATCGGCGGCGGCGCCACCGTGCGCGACCAGGCCAACCTCGGTTCCGGCATCAAGCTCAGCGGCGGTCTCAGCGCCGGCACCATCACGACCGGCTCTCCGGCCGAACTCAATGGTCCCGTGGTTTCCAAGGGCACGATCGCACTAGGCTCGGGCACGGTCGTCAACGGCAACCTCAGCGGCACCGAGATCACCACTACCTCGTCGGTCACCCTGACCGGCACGATTACGGCCACCAAGTCATTCAATCTTGCTTCGGGCAGCACCGTCAACGGCAATATCACCGCGCCCACGGTCGTGCTGGCGTCGTCCAGCTCAACCATCAAGGGCGATATCAGCGCCAGCACCAGCCTCGACATCGGCAGCAGCGTCGTGGTAACCGGCAAGGTGGACGCGGGCACCCTGGCCATGCGCGCCGAGGGCGCCAAGGTCAATGGCAATGTCACGCTGAAGGGCGACTTTTTGATGGAGTCCGGCACGACCATCAATGGCGACCTGGTGGCAGCAAGGGTCACCACAAAGTCCGGTAACGCCATCATCAACGGCAACGCAGCTGTCAACTACATTTACATTGACGGCAACAACGCCGTCAACAAGGTCATCACTTGCACCGGCCCCGGCGCGGTGGCCTGCAGTTGCGTGGAAAAGCCTTCCTGGTACAACTACAACCCCACCTGCGCGGCGGCCCCCGCCGCCGGAGCCCACCACTTCCAGATCACCCACACCGGCAGCGCCCTCACCTGCCAGCCGCAAACGGTCAAGGTCACCGCTTGCGCCAATGCGGCCTGCACCGCGCCGCATTTCACGGGCAGCAGCAGCGTTACCCTGCTCCCGGGCGGCAAGTCGTTCACGTTCACGGGTGAGACCAGCAGCGCCACCGTGGAGCAAACCACGGTCGGCGTCGCCACGCTGGCGGCCAGCGGCACGACTGGCACCACGTGCGTCAACAGCGCCAACACCTCGGCCAGCAACCAGTGCGCGATGTCGTTCGAAGACACCGGCCTGCAGGTGACCGTCGACAACCATATCGCCGCGACCACCGCCAACGTGCGCATCCAGGCGCTGGCAGCTTCCGCCAACAAGCAAAGCTGCGTGCCGCTGGTGGCCGGCAAATCCGAATACATCAACCTGTCCTGCGGCTTCGTCAACCCGGTGTCGGGCAAAGCCAGGGCCGGCGCCCAGGTCAACGTCAATGGCAACGGCCTCACGTGCGGCAACAGCCCCACCAGGTTGCAGCTGGCGTTCGACAGCGCCGGCATCGCCAACACCACGCTGACCTATCCGGAAGTGGGCGAGGTGGCGCTGGATGCCGCCTACGCCGGCAGCGCCGGCTACACGGCCAGGGGAAGCGGTAAATTCATTGCCGCTCCGGCCCGCTTCAACATCGAAGCCACCAGTGCCGGCAACAATAAAGTGGCCGCCGGCGCGGTGCCGGACGCCAACAGCGCCATCTTCGCCAAAGCCGGCGAAACGTTTACGGTCAAGATCAGCGCCGTCAACAACAAGGGCGAGGTGACCACCAATTTTGGCAAGGAAACGACGCCCGAAAACATGAAGCTCGCCGTACCAGCCGTCGATAACCCTGCCGACGCCGGCAACGCCGGCGACATCACGGCGGGCGCCATGAATGCGATCACCGATGGCGTCTCCAGCAGCAAGACCGACAGTACCGGCGCCTGGAGCTTTAGCGACGTCGGCATCATCCGCCTCGACGTGGGCCTCAATAGTGGCGCCGGTTATCTCGGCGCGGCCGGCGATCAATTCAAGACCGCCGGCACGCAAAAGATCGGCCGCTTCATCCCCGACCACTTCGATACGTCGCTGCCCATCTTTGCCACGCTGACCGGCTCGCGCACGCGCGAGATGGTGGCCCCAGGCCAGCTCGCCGGCATGACCATGCCGTGCAAGGCGACCTCCAACAGCTCGCCGCTGCTGGCGCCGTGCGACCCGGTGTTCATCTATTCGCACCAGCCGTTTTATGTGATCGTCAAAGCCTATAACAGCGCCAACGGCCTCACCATCAATTACCAGGGTGCGCTGGCCAAGCCCATCACCCTGTCGCCCGCAGCCACCCTGGGCGGGGCCACCCTGGTCGATACCAACGTGGGCGCCATGGGCGGCAGCATTGCCGGTACCGCGCCATCGTTCGCCTTCTTCAAAGGGCTGGGGAGAGTGGAGGACCCGAATTTCGACCTCCCATCCACGATCAGCATGCCGATGTTCCGCTTCAAGGCGCTGCCGTCGGCAGCCACCGGCAGCAACCCGGTCAGGTTTTTCGTGCGGGCGGTCGATACCGACGGCGCCACGTCCCGGCGCGCCACCGCCAGTGCCTCCGCCGAGACAGCGATCACCGCCGTCTCGGGCCGGCTGGTAGTGCCCAATATCGACGGTTCGCCGACGTCACCGATGCCGGTCACCGTGCAAGCCCAGTTTTATGACGCCAATCGCGGCTTCATGTTCAATCCCATGTACAACGCGCCGGCCAAGAGTGTGGCCGGTTACCTGCGCTTCGATCGTTGCGAAAAAGGCCTGGCCAGCGTGTGCGCCACGGCGGCGCAACTGCAGCCGGTCGCGCCCGGAACGGCCGCTTTCCAGTCCGGCAAGGCGGGGTTCCGGCTGACGCCGCCGTCCGGCCAGAACGGTCTCGGCTCCGTGGATTTCACGATGCAAAAGCCGTGCACGCCAACGCCGGCCTGCAACGCCGATGCGCAGTGGATTTATTACCTGCCCAGCACCACCGGCAAGCTGACCTTTGGTGTCTATCGCTCCGGCCCGGTGATCTATACCCGCGAAATTTATTGA